One Falco cherrug isolate bFalChe1 chromosome 11, bFalChe1.pri, whole genome shotgun sequence DNA window includes the following coding sequences:
- the SPTSSB gene encoding serine palmitoyltransferase small subunit B, with protein sequence MDIKHVKDYIYWLYYQYLLITCSYVLEPWERSMFHTITVTVFAMVVYTAYVFVPIHVRLAFEFFSQIFGEQPESTVSIVN encoded by the coding sequence ATGGATATTAAGCATGTGAAGGACTATATCTATTGGCTGTACTACCAGTACCTACTGATCACCTGCAGCTACGTCCTGGAGCCCTGGGAGCGATCCATGTTCCACACCATCACTGTGACTGTTTTTGCTATGGTGGTGTACACGGCTTATGTCTTCGTCCCCATCCATGTCCGCCTGGCTTTTGAGTTCTTCTCCCAGATATTTGGAGAGCAGCCTGAAAGCACGGTTTCCATCGTGAACTGA
- the NMD3 gene encoding 60S ribosomal export protein NMD3, which produces MEYLPGPAAPAHGNILCCQCGVPIPPNPANMCVGCLRAQVDITEGIPKQGTLHFCRQCERYLQPPGTWIQCTLESRELLALCLKKLKASLSKVRLIDAGFIWTEPHSKRLKLKLTVQKEVINGAVLQQIFVVEYIVQPQMCEDCHRIEAKDYWKAVVQVRQKTLHKKTFYYLEQLILKHRLHQNTLRIKEIHDGLDFYYSSKQQAQKMVDFLQCIVPCRSKSSQRLMSHDIHSNVYNYKSTFSVEIVPICKDNVVCLSPKLAQSLGNMSQICVCIRVTSTIHLIDPSTLQIAEIDGNTYWRHPFNSLFHPRQLEEFIVVDINRVQEKKRGAGAGARSNKHTLAEAWVQKTSELNTDRQYFCCTHLGHILNPGDLVLGFDLANCNLNDEFANKMNPHNIPDVVLIKKSYDRTKRQRRRNWKLKELERDREGTDTDDERQYQDFLEDLEEDEAIRKNVNIYRNADIPVESDTDDDGPPRISLAEMLEDLHISEDATGGEGANMMTE; this is translated from the exons ATGGAGTACCTcccggggccggcggccccCGCTCACGGCAACAT cctctgctgccagtGCGGCGTGCCCATCCCGCCCAACCCGGCCAACATGTGCGTGGGCTGCCTGCGGGCGCAGGTGGACATCACCGAGGGCATCCCCAAGCAGGGCACCCTCCACTTCTGCAGGCAGTGCGAAAG GTACCTTCAGCCACCAGGAACCTGGATTCAGTGTACCTTGGAATCAAGGGAGCTTCTTGCTTTGTGTCTTAAAAAACTCAAAGCTTCACTGAGCAAG GTCCGGTTGATTGATGCAGGGTTTATTTGGACTGAACCCCATTCTAAGAGGCTGAAGCTGAAACTAACTGTTCAGAAGGAG gTGATAAATGGAGCAGTTCTTCAGCAGATATTTGTGGTGGAATATATAGTTCAGCCTCAAATGTGTGAAGACTGTCATAGGATTGAAGCTAAGGATTACTGGAAAGCTGTAGTGCAAGTCAGACAAAAG aCTCTGCACAAGAAGACTTTCTACTATTTGgaacagctgattttaaaacacaggCTTCATCAAAATACACTTCGCATCAAAGAAATCCACG aTGGCctggatttttattattcttcaaAGCAACAGGCCCAGAAGATGGTAGACTTTCTTCAGTGTATAGTGCCATGTAG ATCAAAATCATCCCAACGTTTGATGTCACATGATATTCATAGTAATGTCTACAATTACAAAAGCACTTTCTCTGTGGAAATTGTTCCAATTTGCAAG GACAATGTTGTATGTCTGTCACCAAAACTGGCACAAAGTCTTGGTAACATGAGCCAGATCTGTGTGTGCATTAGAGTAACAAGTACCATTCACCTCATCGATCCTAGCACTCTGCAGA tTGCTGAAATTGATGGCAATACCTACTGGCGCCACCCTTTCAACAGCCTGTTCCACCCCAGACAACTGGAGGAATTTATCGTTGTGGATATCAATAGggttcaagaaaagaaaagaggggcaggggcaggggcgaGATCAAACAAG CACACACTGGCTGAAGCCTGGGTACAGAAAACCTCGGAGCTGAATACAGATCGTCAGTATTTCTGCTGTACTCACTTGGGGCACATTCTGAATCCTGGTGACCTTGTCTTGGG attcGACTTGGCGAACTGCAACTTAAATGATGAGTTTGCCAATAAGATGAACCCACACAATATTCCTGATGTG GTATTAATAAAGAAGAGCTATGACCGTACCAAACGCCAGCGTCGCAGAAACTGGAAGCTGAAAGAGCTAGAAAGGGACAGAGAAGGCACGGATACAGACGATGAAAG ACAATACCAGGACTTCCTTGAAGATCTCGAAGAAGATGAAGCCATAAGGAAGAATGTCAACATTTATAGAA ATGCAGATATTCCAGTGGAGAGCGACACAGATGATGATGGTCCTCCGCGAATCAGTCTGGCTGAAATGCTAGAGGATCTCCATATTTCTGAGGATGCCACTGGTGGGGAGGGAGCAAATATGATGACAGAATAA